One window of Alphaproteobacteria bacterium genomic DNA carries:
- the fmt gene encoding methionyl-tRNA formyltransferase, producing the protein MKTRNLNVIFMGTPEFAKTSLEKIYSEGFNVKGIWTKEPKAANRGKKIVKSPCHIFGEENNIPVFTPKSLRKEESFQEYKSFIEENNIDIAVVAAYGIILPKNVLDAPKLGCVNIHGSLLPRWRGAAPIHRAIEAGDKTTGITIMQMDEGLDTGDMLIKEELEISPTETTGTLHDKMAILGGKAIINFLNKVENGETLTPEKQDDNKSCYAEKILKSEAQIDWNEPAEIIERKIRALNPFPKAAMQLDDMKLKVLEATISNKTSEKTPGTISTTNEEIKIVCGDKKILQITKLQKEGKKPTDTQSFLRGYKK; encoded by the coding sequence ATGAAAACTAGAAACCTAAATGTAATCTTCATGGGCACACCTGAATTTGCAAAAACATCTCTTGAAAAAATATATTCTGAAGGTTTCAATGTAAAAGGTATCTGGACTAAAGAACCTAAAGCTGCCAACCGTGGTAAAAAAATAGTCAAATCTCCATGCCATATTTTTGGAGAAGAAAACAACATCCCTGTATTCACACCTAAATCCCTTAGAAAAGAAGAGTCTTTCCAAGAATACAAATCATTCATAGAAGAAAACAATATCGACATTGCTGTTGTAGCAGCATACGGAATAATACTTCCTAAAAACGTTTTAGACGCCCCTAAACTAGGTTGCGTAAACATCCATGGTTCACTTCTTCCAAGATGGAGAGGCGCTGCCCCAATACACAGAGCTATAGAAGCCGGGGATAAAACAACTGGCATAACTATCATGCAAATGGATGAAGGTCTAGACACTGGAGACATGCTTATCAAAGAAGAATTAGAAATATCTCCAACTGAAACAACAGGAACACTTCATGATAAAATGGCAATCCTTGGTGGAAAAGCAATCATTAATTTCTTAAATAAAGTTGAAAATGGAGAAACTCTAACTCCTGAAAAACAAGATGATAACAAATCTTGCTACGCCGAAAAAATCCTAAAATCTGAAGCTCAAATAGACTGGAATGAACCTGCTGAAATAATAGAAAGAAAAATTAGAGCACTAAATCCATTTCCCAAAGCAGCTATGCAATTAGATGATATGAAATTAAAAGTCCTAGAAGCTACTATTTCGAATAAAACTTCAGAAAAAACTCCAGGAACAATTTCAACAACAAACGAAGAAATCAAAATAGTATGTGGTGATAAAAAAATCCTTCAAATCACAAAATTACAAAAAGAAGGTAAAAAGCCTACTGACACACAATCATTCCTAAGAGGATATAAAAAATAA
- a CDS encoding DEAD/DEAH box helicase family protein yields MKKIINDKNFELRDDQVEAVAASREYFENNDRGQLIKPCGTGKTVTSIAIWEDRLPDTTVVFVPSLNLLKQTKDNFKKYSDVDFDYLCVCSDKSVDDSNLNEEDEVEIEISEVDDASKVTTNSDDIVEFLNKENDGKPKLIYSTYNSSEQIVNAVESLPEGFKFDLSMIDEAHKTATRTNDLNYYNYPLRDEYIPVDKRVFLTATPKVEKQTFADDGNEMIYSMDNEEVYGKEFYHMTYRYAIENDIISDYKIIAVGITRDEKVFLEEYFQEHGIHNDLLVKEFYYVYALHKAMKEYGIKKTISFHSDVANAKSFFEKINLFKEHIDIEDLNTSHVNGKMKADQRNDEMDKYAAKGEKSIITNCNCLTEGIDVPATDAVFFSDNKTSIIAIVQAVGRAMRKALEKELGYIILPMLHSDDSSLESKIDEGNFKNIITVLKALASSDERIAEEVKAKRKSMAESEDGVDSSDLTGDAEERISYKGFDLSFVEAVDLEDTGLFFTEIEKSVGFNKSNFETSFERFKEILEELEKPENIEEKKELQKLRRKSFSKKIAKLDAGCVLSNSTVDNWLINKKEGVAELLNQYGYENVIDIDFAFTTFKKILEGLEKPENIEEKKEFQKLSRMSFSKKIAKLDTGCVLKGSRVGFWLENNKEGVAELLNQYGYENVIDIDFAFTTFKKILEGLEKPENIEEKKKLQSLSKKNFSKEIAKLDTRCFLSNSTVVDWLRREKAGLFELLNNYGYENVTDVNFAFTILKKILEELEKPENIEEKKKLQKLRRNSFSKEIAKLDTGCVLSNSTVSNWLGSRKKEGVAEVLYDYGYINVLKSEQIGAIESAQKDSIDEEFDKLKGDQDNKLRQKGKSENDEVQ; encoded by the coding sequence ATGAAAAAAATTATCAATGATAAAAATTTTGAGTTAAGAGATGATCAAGTAGAAGCTGTTGCAGCATCTAGAGAATATTTTGAAAATAATGATAGAGGTCAGTTGATTAAACCGTGTGGTACTGGTAAAACAGTTACTTCTATTGCTATTTGGGAAGATAGATTGCCAGATACTACTGTTGTGTTTGTACCTAGTTTGAATTTGTTAAAACAAACTAAAGATAATTTTAAGAAATATTCAGATGTGGATTTTGATTATTTATGTGTTTGTTCTGATAAATCTGTTGATGATTCTAATTTGAATGAAGAAGACGAAGTTGAAATAGAAATTAGTGAAGTTGATGATGCTTCAAAGGTTACTACTAATTCAGATGATATTGTTGAGTTTTTGAATAAGGAAAATGATGGAAAACCTAAATTGATTTATTCTACTTATAATTCAAGTGAGCAGATAGTTAATGCTGTGGAGAGTTTACCGGAAGGTTTTAAATTTGATTTATCTATGATTGATGAGGCGCATAAGACAGCTACGAGAACAAATGATTTAAATTATTATAATTATCCTTTGAGAGATGAATATATTCCAGTTGATAAGAGAGTGTTTTTGACTGCTACTCCTAAGGTAGAAAAGCAAACTTTTGCTGATGATGGTAATGAAATGATTTATAGTATGGATAATGAAGAGGTTTATGGTAAAGAGTTTTATCATATGACTTATAGATATGCTATAGAGAACGATATAATTTCAGATTATAAGATTATTGCAGTTGGTATTACTAGGGATGAGAAGGTTTTTCTTGAAGAGTATTTCCAAGAACACGGTATTCACAATGATTTGTTAGTTAAAGAATTTTATTATGTTTATGCTTTACATAAAGCTATGAAAGAATATGGAATTAAAAAGACTATTTCTTTCCATTCTGATGTCGCTAATGCAAAAAGCTTTTTTGAAAAGATAAATTTATTTAAAGAGCATATAGATATTGAAGATTTAAATACTTCTCATGTAAATGGAAAGATGAAGGCAGATCAAAGAAATGATGAGATGGATAAATATGCTGCAAAAGGTGAAAAATCTATTATTACTAATTGTAATTGCTTGACTGAAGGTATTGATGTTCCAGCTACTGATGCTGTGTTTTTTAGTGATAATAAGACTTCAATAATTGCTATTGTTCAAGCTGTTGGTAGAGCAATGAGAAAGGCCTTGGAAAAAGAGTTGGGTTATATTATTTTACCTATGCTTCATAGCGATGATAGTTCTTTAGAAAGTAAAATTGATGAAGGTAATTTTAAAAATATTATTACAGTATTAAAAGCTTTAGCAAGTTCAGATGAAAGAATTGCTGAAGAAGTTAAAGCTAAGAGAAAATCTATGGCTGAGAGTGAGGATGGAGTTGATTCTTCTGACCTTACTGGAGATGCAGAAGAAAGAATTTCTTATAAGGGATTTGATTTATCTTTTGTGGAAGCTGTGGATTTAGAAGATACAGGGCTGTTTTTTACAGAGATAGAAAAAAGTGTTGGGTTTAATAAAAGTAATTTTGAAACTTCATTTGAAAGATTTAAGGAAATATTGGAAGAATTGGAAAAACCTGAAAATATAGAAGAAAAGAAAGAATTGCAAAAGTTAAGAAGAAAGAGTTTTTCAAAAAAAATAGCTAAGCTGGATGCTGGATGTGTTTTGAGTAATTCTACAGTGGATAATTGGTTAATAAACAAAAAAGAAGGAGTTGCAGAGTTATTAAATCAATATGGATATGAAAATGTCATCGATATTGATTTTGCATTTACTACTTTCAAGAAAATATTGGAAGGGTTAGAAAAACCTGAAAATATAGAAGAAAAGAAAGAATTTCAAAAGTTAAGTAGAATGAGTTTTTCAAAAAAAATAGCTAAGTTAGATACTGGATGTGTTTTGAAAGGAAGTAGAGTTGGTTTTTGGTTAGAAAATAACAAAGAAGGAGTTGCAGAGTTATTAAATCAATATGGATATGAAAATGTTATCGATATTGATTTTGCATTTACTACTTTCAAGAAAATATTGGAAGGGTTAGAAAAACCTGAAAATATAGAAGAAAAGAAAAAGTTACAATCTTTATCTAAAAAGAATTTTTCAAAAGAAATAGCTAAGTTAGATACTAGATGTTTTTTGAGTAATTCAACAGTTGTTGATTGGTTGAGAAGGGAAAAAGCAGGTTTGTTCGAACTTTTAAATAACTACGGTTATGAAAATGTGACGGATGTAAATTTTGCTTTTACTATATTAAAAAAAATATTAGAAGAATTGGAAAAACCTGAAAATATAGAAGAAAAGAAAAAATTACAAAAGTTAAGAAGAAATAGTTTTTCAAAAGAAATAGCTAAACTAGATACTGGATGTGTTTTGAGTAATTCGACAGTAAGTAATTGGTTGGGGTCTCGTAAAAAAGAAGGTGTGGCTGAGGTTCTTTATGACTATGGATATATTAATGTTTTAAAGTCTGAGCAGATTGGAGCTATTGAAAGTGCACAGAAAGATTCTATTGACGAGGAGTTTGATAAGTTGAAGGGTGATCAGGATAATAAGCTTAGGCAAAAAGGTAAATCTGAAAATGATGAAGTTCAGTAA
- a CDS encoding sodium:solute symporter family protein has product MNYILLSIVLYLGLLLFIAFWHKRKGRGGNEDFLIADRKLSGLPVAMSILASAIGGGTIMANSALIMNYGWLMIPFVFALPLGLFLIKFFTKRIHELSKKERWFTFYDMLSSRFGVETKYLVSVIQIISLFLIACVALIGGAKMLEFLIGYSYEISIFLMAIVICFYLLISGFSSVVKTDFIQGILIIVLFSLLAIFSFGSGGGMETYSNLEFTHIDPFVAFLFFIVALFYFFGDEGTFQRIFASKNVEEVDRGIKISVLFYILFNFCLVFTAFRIKMLFPELEINDTTFLRGMVDLIPVGLHWLVAISVLSIVLSSIDTYVFASVMNFNKIFLDNKGGVVNHSLLVKRTKLLIPLFLGLMVLIALYIKSILHTVYFYAALTFLNSIIVIIGLLFSKANKWYAICPIVINLLLLLLMIALKGFGNYMIMIPFVSIILGTFLAVVINKVKK; this is encoded by the coding sequence ATGAATTACATTCTACTATCAATAGTTTTATATTTGGGTTTACTTTTATTTATTGCTTTTTGGCACAAAAGGAAAGGTAGAGGAGGTAATGAGGATTTCTTGATTGCTGATAGAAAACTTTCGGGACTTCCAGTTGCTATGTCTATTTTAGCTTCTGCTATAGGTGGTGGGACTATAATGGCTAATTCAGCATTGATTATGAATTATGGATGGTTGATGATCCCTTTTGTTTTTGCATTACCCTTGGGGCTATTTTTAATAAAGTTTTTTACTAAGAGGATACATGAGCTTTCTAAGAAGGAAAGATGGTTTACTTTTTATGATATGCTTTCTAGTAGGTTTGGAGTGGAGACTAAGTATTTGGTTTCTGTTATTCAGATAATTTCATTATTTTTGATAGCTTGTGTAGCATTGATTGGTGGAGCAAAGATGTTGGAGTTTTTGATAGGCTATTCTTACGAAATTTCTATATTTTTAATGGCAATCGTTATTTGTTTTTATTTATTGATTTCTGGCTTTTCATCTGTTGTTAAAACAGATTTCATTCAGGGAATTTTGATTATAGTCTTATTTTCTTTACTTGCTATATTTTCTTTTGGTTCTGGTGGGGGAATGGAAACTTATAGTAACCTTGAATTTACTCATATAGATCCTTTCGTAGCATTTTTATTTTTTATAGTAGCTTTATTTTATTTTTTTGGAGATGAAGGAACTTTTCAAAGGATATTTGCTAGTAAGAATGTTGAAGAAGTTGATAGAGGAATTAAAATTTCAGTTCTATTTTATATATTGTTTAACTTTTGTTTAGTTTTTACTGCTTTTAGAATAAAGATGTTGTTCCCTGAGTTGGAAATAAATGATACTACTTTTTTGAGAGGTATGGTTGATTTGATACCTGTTGGTTTACATTGGTTGGTTGCTATATCGGTTTTATCTATAGTTTTATCTTCAATTGATACTTATGTTTTTGCATCGGTTATGAATTTTAATAAGATCTTTTTAGATAATAAGGGAGGGGTTGTTAATCATTCACTTCTTGTTAAAAGGACTAAGCTTCTAATTCCTTTGTTTTTAGGTCTTATGGTTTTGATTGCTTTATATATAAAGAGTATTTTGCATACTGTTTACTTTTATGCAGCTTTGACTTTTTTAAATTCTATAATTGTTATTATAGGTTTGCTATTTTCTAAGGCTAATAAGTGGTATGCGATTTGTCCTATAGTTATTAATTTACTTTTACTACTTTTAATGATTGCGTTAAAGGGGTTTGGTAATTATATGATTATGATACCTTTTGTATCTATAATTTTAGGAACATTTCTTGCCGTAGTTATAAATAAAGTTAAGAAGTAG
- a CDS encoding RelA/SpoT family protein: MQKVVEQEVNQEFDFKKDLNTLLGKIKAYNLMFDKDDEKLLSDAFWYAHDKHEGQYRRSGEPYFIHPVYIANLAADYHMDITTIMAALLHDVVEDTDTSNVDIKKKFGDDVAFIVKGVTNITNIDFKSKEQKQLRNYVKLLFAMAVDIRVLIIKLFDRLHSLRTLAHLPAEKRKRKAFQALEVYFPLAERIGMEELKIEYGNLCVKWLYEDSFNEICKHLEDIREGGQGYIKDIIDELQGLANKHNVDCKIVGREKSPYSIWQKMNKKGVSFDKIYDIVAFRFIVNSVEDCYKMLGVLHSEYKSVPGRFKDYISFPKANDYQSLHTVVFGAKNQMIEIQIRTKEMDDVANYGIAAHWLYKEGATGEKDRKELAWVKDVVHSVKKSWDREEALKSAKLTLFSDSVFAFTPNGDVITLPEGATVLDFAYAIHSVVGNTCLAAKVNRVTKNIKYIVKTGDSIEIITSSKQKPVDEWLRFVKTSKAKTYIKKYLTESRKGEIIASGKAKLFRVASDNKLKLTDKQVDSYATILGHPSHEDVYLKIGAGNLKVDTVLQYIYPETKDTKKKMKQFSKDKDLEENINVLNSSSLSSLEKATSKNLMDIPITFSKCCYPIPDEPIVGVVNTGKDIAIHRANCKVLAKENDNSLISLNWAEDTIPMKSYQARIFVVADYQKIFMDVSSLLSKMESNMGNVKILYKSDSFVEMYVDIEVKNRDHLNRILHAMRGLKSIKIADRFSN; the protein is encoded by the coding sequence ATGCAAAAAGTAGTAGAGCAAGAAGTAAATCAAGAGTTCGATTTTAAGAAAGATTTAAATACATTATTAGGAAAAATTAAAGCCTATAATTTGATGTTTGATAAGGATGATGAGAAGTTGTTGTCCGATGCTTTCTGGTATGCTCATGACAAGCATGAAGGGCAGTATAGAAGAAGTGGTGAGCCTTACTTTATCCACCCAGTGTATATTGCTAATTTGGCTGCTGATTATCATATGGATATTACTACTATTATGGCGGCGTTGTTGCATGACGTAGTGGAAGATACTGATACTAGTAATGTGGATATTAAGAAGAAGTTTGGTGATGATGTTGCGTTTATTGTGAAGGGTGTGACGAATATTACTAATATTGATTTTAAGTCGAAAGAGCAGAAGCAGCTTAGAAATTATGTGAAGTTGTTGTTTGCTATGGCGGTGGATATTAGGGTGCTGATTATTAAGTTGTTTGATAGGTTGCATTCGTTGAGGACTCTTGCGCATTTGCCTGCTGAGAAGAGAAAGAGAAAAGCTTTTCAGGCGTTGGAAGTGTATTTCCCTCTTGCAGAAAGAATTGGTATGGAAGAGCTGAAGATAGAGTATGGTAATCTATGTGTGAAGTGGCTTTATGAGGATTCTTTTAATGAAATTTGTAAACATCTTGAAGATATTAGAGAAGGTGGACAGGGCTATATAAAAGATATTATTGATGAGCTGCAAGGGTTGGCTAATAAGCATAATGTGGATTGTAAGATTGTTGGTAGGGAGAAGTCTCCTTATTCTATTTGGCAGAAGATGAATAAGAAGGGTGTGTCGTTCGATAAGATTTATGATATCGTTGCCTTCAGGTTTATTGTGAATTCAGTGGAAGATTGCTATAAGATGTTAGGGGTGTTGCACTCGGAGTATAAGTCTGTGCCGGGTAGATTTAAGGATTATATTTCTTTTCCTAAGGCGAATGATTATCAGTCGTTGCATACCGTTGTGTTTGGTGCTAAGAACCAGATGATTGAGATACAGATTAGGACTAAGGAGATGGATGATGTAGCTAATTATGGTATCGCTGCGCATTGGTTGTATAAAGAAGGTGCTACTGGTGAGAAGGATAGGAAAGAGTTAGCTTGGGTGAAGGATGTTGTTCATTCGGTTAAGAAATCTTGGGATAGAGAAGAGGCGTTGAAGAGTGCTAAGCTGACGTTGTTCTCGGATTCTGTGTTTGCGTTTACTCCGAATGGGGATGTGATTACGCTGCCTGAAGGGGCTACGGTTTTGGACTTTGCATATGCTATTCATTCGGTGGTAGGGAACACTTGTTTGGCTGCGAAGGTTAACAGGGTTACTAAGAATATTAAGTATATTGTGAAGACTGGTGATAGTATTGAGATTATTACTTCTTCTAAGCAGAAGCCTGTTGATGAGTGGTTGAGGTTTGTGAAGACTTCTAAGGCGAAGACTTATATTAAGAAGTATTTGACTGAGTCTAGGAAGGGTGAGATTATTGCTAGTGGTAAAGCGAAGTTGTTTAGGGTTGCTAGTGATAATAAGTTGAAGTTGACTGATAAGCAGGTGGATTCTTATGCTACTATTTTAGGGCATCCGTCGCATGAAGATGTTTATTTGAAGATTGGTGCTGGGAATTTGAAGGTAGATACTGTTCTTCAATATATTTATCCTGAGACTAAAGATACTAAGAAAAAGATGAAACAATTTTCTAAGGATAAGGATTTAGAAGAGAATATTAACGTGCTTAATTCTTCTAGCTTATCGTCTTTGGAAAAAGCTACGTCGAAGAACTTGATGGATATTCCTATTACATTTTCTAAATGTTGCTATCCTATTCCTGATGAGCCAATTGTAGGAGTTGTAAATACCGGGAAAGATATTGCAATTCATAGGGCTAATTGTAAGGTGTTGGCTAAGGAAAATGACAATTCATTGATTTCGTTGAATTGGGCTGAGGATACTATACCTATGAAGTCGTATCAGGCTAGGATTTTTGTGGTTGCGGATTATCAAAAAATCTTTATGGATGTGTCTTCGTTGCTTTCTAAGATGGAAAGTAATATGGGTAACGTTAAGATACTTTATAAGTCGGATTCATTCGTTGAAATGTATGTAGATATTGAGGTTAAGAATAGAGATCATCTTAATAGGATTTTACATGCTATGAGAGGGTTGAAGTCTATAAAGATTGCAGACCGCTTCTCAAATTAA
- the rpsB gene encoding 30S ribosomal protein S2, with protein MALPKFTIKDLMEAGVHFGHTKRRWNPAMKNFIYGTRDGVHIIDLQKTAPMLLKAMYLTKEIASKGGKVLFVGTKKQAQPIVQKYAELCGGHYVNHRWLGGMFTNWKTVSKSLNKLNKIEKDIANADKLGLTKKEVLMLERQRVKLENVFCGIKEINGTPDLMIVIDTQKEQLAIDEARVLGVPVIGICDTNSQIDEIDFPVPGNDDAIRALELYCSLLSKSALEGVKEQVKASGKDLGAEEAPKTEAK; from the coding sequence ATGGCATTACCTAAATTTACAATTAAAGACTTAATGGAAGCTGGCGTACACTTCGGACACACTAAAAGAAGATGGAACCCTGCAATGAAAAACTTCATCTATGGAACAAGAGATGGCGTTCACATTATAGACTTACAAAAAACTGCTCCAATGTTATTGAAAGCAATGTACTTAACAAAAGAAATCGCATCTAAAGGTGGTAAAGTTCTTTTCGTTGGTACTAAAAAACAAGCACAACCAATCGTTCAAAAATACGCAGAATTGTGCGGCGGACACTACGTTAACCACAGATGGTTAGGTGGTATGTTCACTAACTGGAAAACAGTTTCAAAATCATTAAACAAGCTAAACAAAATCGAAAAAGATATTGCTAACGCTGACAAACTTGGTCTAACTAAAAAAGAAGTTCTTATGTTAGAAAGACAAAGAGTTAAACTAGAAAACGTTTTCTGTGGTATTAAAGAAATCAACGGTACTCCAGATCTAATGATCGTTATCGACACTCAAAAAGAACAATTAGCTATCGACGAAGCAAGAGTTCTAGGCGTTCCTGTAATTGGTATCTGTGATACTAACTCACAAATCGACGAAATCGATTTCCCTGTACCAGGTAACGACGACGCTATCAGAGCTTTAGAACTTTACTGTTCTCTACTTTCTAAATCTGCTTTAGAAGGTGTTAAAGAACAAGTTAAAGCTTCAGGAAAAGACTTAGGCGCTGAAGAAGCTCCAAAAACAGAAGCTAAATAA
- the tsf gene encoding translation elongation factor Ts — protein sequence MSMQAIKELRETSGAGMLDCKKALTETNGDLEAAKDWLRKKGLAKAAKKADRVAAEGLVAMKIEGNKGTVVEVNSETDFVAKNEQFQKFVSEVANCAFDKDGDIEAIKAEKETAIAENTASIGEKLEIRRAAKLEADVVTGYIHTATAEGMGKIAVLVGVNGAAADKADEIKKIAMHVAAANPISATIAEVPAENVERERAIFKEQAIASGKPAEIAEKMVEGRIRKFYEEVVLEEQTFVMDTNKKIKDVIKELGPEAKLVGFVKFTLGEGIEKKVDNFQEEVMQQAGL from the coding sequence ATGTCAATGCAAGCAATAAAAGAATTAAGAGAAACTTCTGGCGCAGGAATGCTAGATTGTAAAAAAGCTTTAACAGAAACTAACGGTGACTTAGAAGCTGCAAAAGACTGGTTAAGAAAAAAAGGTCTTGCTAAAGCTGCTAAAAAAGCTGATAGAGTTGCTGCTGAAGGTCTAGTTGCAATGAAAATCGAAGGCAACAAAGGTACTGTAGTTGAAGTTAACTCTGAAACTGACTTCGTTGCTAAAAACGAACAATTCCAAAAATTCGTATCTGAAGTAGCTAACTGTGCTTTCGACAAAGACGGTGACATTGAAGCTATCAAAGCTGAAAAAGAAACTGCAATTGCTGAAAACACTGCTTCAATCGGTGAAAAATTAGAAATCAGAAGAGCTGCTAAATTAGAAGCTGACGTTGTTACTGGTTACATCCACACTGCTACAGCAGAAGGCATGGGTAAAATCGCAGTTCTAGTTGGTGTTAACGGTGCCGCTGCTGATAAAGCAGACGAAATCAAAAAGATCGCTATGCACGTTGCTGCAGCTAACCCAATCTCAGCTACAATCGCAGAAGTTCCTGCTGAAAACGTAGAAAGAGAAAGAGCTATCTTCAAAGAACAAGCTATCGCTTCAGGCAAACCAGCTGAAATCGCTGAAAAAATGGTTGAAGGTAGAATTAGAAAATTCTACGAAGAAGTAGTTCTAGAAGAACAAACTTTCGTTATGGACACTAACAAAAAGATTAAAGATGTAATCAAAGAATTAGGTCCAGAAGCTAAATTAGTTGGTTTCGTTAAATTCACTCTAGGTGAAGGTATCGAAAAGAAAGTAGACAACTTCCAAGAAGAAGTTATGCAACAAGCTGGTCTATAA
- the def gene encoding peptide deformylase — MFDKSKLKTDIALVIAPSPILMGKAKEVTEFTPKLKDYLDDMSYMLKSVDGLGLAGPQANLDMRMFIVDRGLIETIDDNEPKSEMIYIVNPVIKKLSDKKCSMNEGCLSLPDIYYDVERAEEVEIEYQNEKGEKQTLKANGLLGRCILHEIDHLEGVLFIDHLSNLKRKLSLTKMEKIKKRLLKNQENQGRIK; from the coding sequence ATGTTCGATAAAAGTAAATTAAAAACAGATATAGCATTAGTAATCGCCCCATCTCCAATTCTAATGGGAAAAGCAAAAGAAGTTACTGAGTTCACACCTAAGTTAAAAGACTACTTAGATGATATGTCATACATGCTAAAATCTGTAGACGGTTTAGGTCTTGCTGGTCCTCAAGCAAATCTTGATATGAGAATGTTCATAGTAGACAGAGGTCTTATTGAAACTATTGATGACAATGAACCTAAAAGCGAAATGATTTATATAGTAAATCCTGTTATCAAAAAATTATCTGACAAAAAATGTTCAATGAACGAAGGTTGTCTTTCATTACCTGACATCTATTACGATGTAGAAAGAGCTGAAGAAGTTGAGATCGAATACCAAAATGAAAAAGGTGAAAAACAAACTCTTAAAGCCAATGGACTTTTAGGACGATGTATACTTCACGAAATAGATCACCTAGAAGGAGTTCTATTCATTGATCACCTTTCAAATCTTAAAAGAAAACTTTCATTAACTAAAATGGAAAAGATCAAAAAAAGACTTCTTAAAAACCAAGAAAACCAAGGCAGAATTAAATAG